In Pelosinus sp. UFO1, one genomic interval encodes:
- a CDS encoding PilZ domain-containing protein codes for MSNVGLRIFTHSNRPPKALIEGFAGIPVANIADNMNRMSCMDAKIRPINDMPLLGPAFTVKARPGDNLMLHRALDLAKPGDIVVVDAQGDLTNAIMGELMALWAMQRGIGGFIIDGAIRDIGALKKMGLPIYAAGVTPAGPYKDGPGEINVPVACGGVVVNPGDILVGDEDGIVVINPRDAAELLEKSRAKSRAEMQTLEEIATMSWDRTWVEKALAERGAVVENDNRSFPRADVNEPVKILLDDSDHPMDAIATNISIEGILLQSESHLELNSLLRLNLSNGLGNMNVVAKVIWQQNNNFGCNFVDLSEELQAVLDHVVYFHLRQNLDQLNLLRIS; via the coding sequence ATGTCGAATGTTGGATTACGCATTTTTACACATAGTAATCGACCGCCCAAGGCTTTAATTGAAGGATTTGCAGGAATACCAGTAGCTAATATCGCAGATAATATGAACCGAATGTCTTGTATGGATGCTAAAATTCGTCCAATCAATGACATGCCATTACTTGGACCGGCTTTTACTGTTAAGGCACGTCCTGGCGATAATCTTATGCTGCATAGAGCACTTGATCTTGCAAAACCCGGCGATATTGTGGTAGTAGATGCGCAAGGCGATTTGACAAACGCTATTATGGGAGAATTGATGGCTTTGTGGGCAATGCAAAGAGGTATTGGTGGTTTTATAATTGATGGGGCGATTCGTGATATAGGGGCGTTAAAAAAAATGGGCTTACCTATCTATGCTGCAGGAGTAACTCCCGCAGGTCCCTATAAAGACGGACCTGGTGAAATTAATGTCCCTGTCGCTTGTGGCGGCGTAGTTGTAAACCCTGGTGATATCTTGGTCGGCGACGAAGATGGTATTGTTGTTATTAACCCGCGTGATGCCGCAGAGTTATTAGAAAAATCCAGGGCTAAATCCCGAGCTGAAATGCAAACATTGGAAGAGATAGCAACTATGTCATGGGATCGCACTTGGGTCGAAAAGGCTCTTGCGGAGCGGGGAGCAGTAGTCGAGAATGATAATCGAAGTTTTCCTCGTGCCGATGTCAATGAGCCTGTGAAAATTTTGCTCGACGATTCTGACCATCCTATGGATGCTATTGCGACTAATATCAGTATAGAAGGGATATTGTTGCAATCAGAATCTCATTTGGAGCTTAATTCCTTACTTCGGCTGAATTTATCAAATGGGCTGGGGAACATGAATGTCGTAGCAAAAGTTATTTGGCAACAGAACAATAACTTTGGTTGTAATTTTGTGGATCTGTCTGAAGAGTTACAAGCGGTATTGGATCATGTGGTATATTTTCATTTGCGGCAAAACTTAGATCAACTGAATTTACTAAGAATCAGTTAA
- a CDS encoding ATP-binding protein, whose translation MDFILSFLENIIIVIGIASSGSYIGSKYPKHRNFVWGILLGIGTIYTMQNSILIEPGRFIDFRYLTMTLAGFFGGFVPAMVAACISGFYRWSQGGAGSWTGVITIFIFAMIGFYLRKFKIENWAFKQHVLLGGSLTTVVIIILLIVPPWSPSALQVTTKVAVPLFLLVPIGSYICFKIFFILQDAIENQMLLREEIRLLDLDPETTIIRNMEGVITFWNRKAEELYGWTKDEAIGKYIQEILSPQFPEPFEEINQILVNKGRWEGELIHTRKDGGKIICRSCWLLKNTPGSYSVMELNLDITETKRMEEELTRLETLNTVGEMAAGISHEVRNPMTTVRGYLQLFLRKEDFGNYYRQIQTMIDELDRANSIITEFLSLAKDKVSEIKSDSLNEIIHVLSPLLQADAFRMGHEIQFKTSNIPDIPMDKNEIRQLILNLTRNGFEAMTSCGKIMIQTYLEGENVVLTIQDTGTGIPEEVLRKLGTPFVTTKENGTGIGLSVCYRIAQRHNAKITANSSPEGTTFFIKFSTL comes from the coding sequence GTGGATTTTATACTTTCCTTTCTAGAGAACATAATCATAGTAATTGGAATTGCTTCAAGTGGGTCTTATATTGGCTCAAAGTATCCTAAACATCGGAATTTTGTATGGGGCATCTTGCTTGGGATTGGAACAATATATACCATGCAAAATAGCATTTTGATAGAGCCTGGCAGATTCATAGATTTTCGGTATTTAACTATGACCTTAGCAGGTTTTTTTGGTGGATTCGTTCCCGCAATGGTAGCGGCATGTATAAGTGGATTCTATCGGTGGTCACAGGGAGGAGCTGGTTCCTGGACCGGAGTAATTACAATTTTTATTTTTGCTATGATTGGTTTTTATTTAAGAAAGTTTAAAATTGAAAATTGGGCATTTAAACAGCACGTGCTTTTAGGGGGAAGTCTTACAACTGTCGTTATAATTATACTGTTGATAGTTCCTCCATGGAGCCCGTCAGCGTTGCAGGTTACCACCAAAGTAGCAGTGCCTTTATTCCTATTAGTTCCTATCGGTTCTTATATTTGTTTTAAAATATTTTTTATTTTACAGGATGCAATAGAAAACCAGATGCTACTCCGCGAAGAGATCCGATTATTAGACCTAGACCCCGAAACAACAATCATTAGAAATATGGAAGGCGTTATTACCTTCTGGAATAGAAAAGCCGAGGAATTATATGGATGGACTAAGGATGAGGCTATAGGGAAATATATACAGGAAATACTCAGCCCCCAGTTTCCTGAGCCATTTGAAGAAATCAATCAGATTTTAGTAAATAAAGGTCGATGGGAAGGCGAATTAATACATACCCGTAAAGACGGGGGTAAGATTATTTGTAGGAGCTGCTGGCTCTTAAAAAATACTCCCGGGTCATATTCAGTCATGGAATTAAACTTAGATATTACAGAAACGAAAAGGATGGAAGAGGAATTAACCCGCCTTGAAACGCTAAATACGGTGGGAGAAATGGCTGCAGGCATAAGCCATGAGGTACGCAATCCTATGACAACCGTACGAGGTTATTTACAACTGTTTCTTAGGAAAGAGGATTTTGGCAATTATTATAGGCAAATTCAAACCATGATAGATGAATTAGATAGAGCCAATTCAATTATTACGGAATTCTTGTCATTAGCAAAAGATAAGGTTTCAGAGATTAAATCAGATAGCTTAAACGAAATTATTCATGTACTATCTCCTTTACTGCAAGCGGATGCCTTTCGTATGGGCCATGAAATTCAATTTAAAACCAGTAATATACCGGATATACCAATGGACAAGAATGAAATAAGACAACTTATCTTAAATTTAACGCGGAATGGTTTTGAAGCAATGACTTCCTGCGGAAAAATAATGATACAGACATATCTTGAAGGGGAGAATGTTGTGCTTACAATTCAAGATACAGGAACAGGAATACCCGAGGAAGTACTTAGGAAACTTGGCACTCCTTTTGTTACTACAAAGGAAAATGGGACAGGGATAGGATTGTCCGTATGCTACCGTATTGCTCAAAGACATAATGCAAAAATAACTGCAAATTCATCCCCAGAAGGAACTACTTTCTTTATTAAATTTAGTACATTATAA